The Arthrobacter russicus genome has a segment encoding these proteins:
- a CDS encoding DUF5979 domain-containing protein has protein sequence MKSLFRSGVALLGASAVLVTPAFVALPVATAAEDTGFTVRVTAVDADAAASSLDRTVTGTWSCVLGDAPALTGKWSATAAKEARVSEAPEGASCTISVDPDAQPPAAAPGSVWAQPAIETPTQTVPAKAAEPVVFAVRAPMVKNAVAEPVPTDQTKEPAAEPAAPLNLTFKVNVVDLQGNPAPLWGKYDFNWSCTAPDGQSLPLTANQPVSVPPNGTATPDARDNPPVGSTCSVGEPSPLFRENRTASFLSSTLSVEGGPYTKELTPINEFQFVEFTIQAPMTVTLQVVLGPQIVSQNGAVPGLKLVADGGGKATVGQPMGFTLRFDPALASSQLPVEPRISLANLGTSATLVPGSLTTNLGTAQVQSFPNSTSQMIVWKAGVLPGTVVPELRFQVQIDLTALGKTFELRYTSFPGECFVSVMYQVTTPIAARRGSDLNWCRSSFTVSAPDPVVPAVAVSSGDELAATGSNGLGLAGLGALLLLSGTAAVAYGSRTMRSSGR, from the coding sequence AGAGCCTGTTCAGATCTGGTGTCGCTTTGTTGGGCGCCAGTGCGGTATTGGTTACTCCGGCATTTGTGGCTTTGCCGGTTGCGACGGCCGCAGAAGACACGGGATTCACGGTGCGGGTGACGGCGGTGGATGCGGACGCTGCAGCTTCGTCGCTGGACCGGACGGTGACTGGAACCTGGTCCTGCGTGCTGGGCGATGCGCCCGCGTTGACCGGGAAATGGTCGGCCACTGCGGCAAAGGAGGCCCGGGTCAGCGAAGCTCCCGAAGGTGCCTCGTGCACGATTTCGGTCGACCCGGATGCGCAGCCTCCGGCTGCTGCTCCGGGCTCGGTCTGGGCCCAGCCCGCGATCGAAACGCCGACGCAGACCGTGCCGGCCAAGGCTGCGGAGCCGGTGGTATTCGCGGTGCGGGCGCCGATGGTCAAAAATGCGGTTGCCGAGCCGGTGCCGACTGATCAAACCAAGGAACCCGCTGCGGAGCCTGCGGCTCCGTTGAATCTGACGTTCAAGGTCAATGTCGTGGATCTGCAGGGTAATCCGGCTCCGTTGTGGGGGAAATACGACTTCAATTGGAGTTGCACCGCGCCGGACGGCCAGTCCCTCCCGCTCACCGCGAACCAGCCGGTTTCGGTGCCGCCGAACGGCACTGCGACTCCGGATGCGCGCGATAATCCACCGGTTGGCAGTACCTGCTCGGTAGGAGAGCCATCGCCGTTGTTCCGGGAGAACCGCACGGCTTCGTTCCTCAGCAGCACACTTTCAGTTGAAGGTGGCCCGTACACCAAAGAACTGACTCCGATCAACGAATTCCAGTTCGTCGAGTTTACGATCCAGGCCCCGATGACGGTCACTCTGCAGGTGGTTCTGGGCCCGCAGATCGTGTCGCAAAACGGCGCAGTCCCGGGTTTGAAGTTGGTGGCGGATGGGGGCGGAAAGGCTACCGTGGGGCAGCCGATGGGGTTTACCCTGCGATTCGACCCGGCCTTGGCAAGCTCGCAGCTTCCGGTGGAGCCTCGGATCTCGTTGGCTAATCTGGGCACGTCGGCAACTTTGGTTCCGGGGTCCCTGACGACCAACCTTGGCACTGCCCAGGTGCAGAGCTTTCCTAATTCCACGTCGCAGATGATCGTCTGGAAGGCAGGTGTGTTGCCCGGTACCGTGGTTCCCGAATTGCGATTCCAGGTGCAAATCGATCTGACTGCATTGGGGAAGACGTTCGAACTCAGATACACATCCTTCCCGGGAGAGTGCTTCGTGAGCGTGATGTACCAGGTAACGACGCCAATTGCTGCGCGAAGGGGCAGTGATTTGAACTGGTGTCGGAGCAGCTTCACCGTCTCGGCGCCGGACCCCGTGGTCCCGGCTGTTGCGGTTTCCTCCGGGGACGAACTGGCCGCGACCGGAAGCAACGGTTTGGGGCTGGCGGGTCTTGGTGCTCTGCTGTTGCTGAGCGGCACAGCTGCAGTGGCCTATGGCTCGAGAACTATGCGGAGCAGCGGTCGCTGA
- a CDS encoding GNAT family N-acetyltransferase — MTLPGREQGLEFRPITEADLAAWYELVLRISEAEKPPWHDQPEDLANALSSAKNDPRQNTLLGLDESGVPRAFGRVSKNPGGDKAHVFGGVDPQWQRRGIGSAVLSWQLRQVAKRFAEQGQSPARARGFLEADNAAQRALYAAQGFEVVRYFSEMRRPLAEAIPDIDLAPDLQLVRYRPEQSEAVRLAHNAAFADHWGSEPRDAEAWANTVGHPQFRADWSSVVLDAGSGDVVGYQLASYDDEVLTKFGRREGYTELLGVRREYRGRRIAAALLADALQRFAEAGMDYAALDVDTESPTGAVGLYDRMGYRPTHRSMALDLVL; from the coding sequence ATGACACTGCCTGGCCGGGAACAAGGACTCGAATTCCGTCCGATCACCGAAGCCGATCTGGCCGCTTGGTACGAACTCGTGTTGCGGATTTCCGAGGCCGAAAAACCGCCTTGGCATGATCAGCCGGAAGATCTGGCCAATGCACTCAGTTCGGCCAAGAACGATCCGCGGCAGAACACGCTGCTCGGTCTCGACGAATCCGGCGTGCCGCGCGCCTTCGGCCGGGTGTCGAAGAACCCCGGGGGCGACAAGGCCCACGTCTTCGGCGGGGTGGACCCGCAGTGGCAACGCCGGGGGATCGGCTCGGCCGTGCTCAGCTGGCAGCTCCGGCAAGTCGCCAAGCGGTTTGCGGAGCAGGGGCAGAGCCCGGCGCGGGCCAGGGGGTTCCTCGAAGCGGACAATGCTGCCCAGCGGGCGCTCTATGCCGCCCAGGGTTTCGAAGTGGTCCGGTACTTCTCGGAGATGCGCCGGCCGTTGGCCGAAGCCATCCCGGACATCGATTTGGCGCCAGACCTGCAGTTGGTCCGGTACCGGCCGGAGCAGTCGGAAGCGGTCCGGCTGGCGCACAATGCTGCCTTCGCCGATCATTGGGGCTCGGAACCCCGGGACGCCGAAGCCTGGGCGAACACGGTGGGGCATCCGCAGTTCCGGGCCGACTGGAGTTCGGTGGTGCTCGACGCCGGCAGTGGAGACGTAGTCGGCTACCAATTGGCCAGCTATGACGATGAAGTGCTCACCAAGTTCGGCCGACGCGAGGGCTACACCGAGTTGCTCGGCGTCCGCCGGGAGTACCGGGGCCGGCGGATCGCGGCCGCACTGCTCGCTGATGCGCTGCAGCGTTTCGCGGAAGCCGGGATGGACTATGCCGCCCTCGACGTGGACACCGAGAGTCCGACCGGAGCGGTGGGGCTGTACGACCGAATGGGCTACCGCCCGACGCACCGGTCGATGGCATTGGATCTGGTACTCTAG
- a CDS encoding DMT family transporter, producing the protein MPYVFLAVAIVCEIIATSLLKVSDGFSKLWPSVGVVIGYGASFYSLSLALREVPVSTAYAIWSGVGTAVIAVIGFWLFKEPLSLTKIIGISLIVAGVVALNLDGGH; encoded by the coding sequence ATGCCCTATGTTTTCCTCGCGGTAGCGATCGTCTGCGAAATCATCGCCACCTCACTACTGAAGGTCTCCGACGGCTTTTCCAAGCTCTGGCCCTCGGTCGGTGTGGTGATCGGCTATGGCGCGTCGTTTTATTCGCTCAGCCTGGCGCTCCGCGAAGTCCCAGTGAGCACCGCCTACGCGATTTGGTCCGGGGTGGGTACCGCGGTGATCGCGGTGATCGGTTTCTGGCTTTTCAAAGAACCGCTGTCCCTGACCAAAATCATCGGGATCAGCTTGATCGTGGCCGGTGTGGTCGCGCTCAATCTGGACGGCGGGCATTAG
- a CDS encoding DNA gyrase/topoisomerase IV subunit A produces the protein MARRTPPKPPETGDFTENIIDIDVSQEMEGSFLEYAYSVIYSRALPDARDGLKPVQRRILYMMSEMGLRPEKGHVKSARVVGEVMGKLHPHGDAAIYDAMVRMAQDFSLRLPLIDGHGNFGSLDAGPAAPRYTEARLAAAALTLTDHLDEDVVDFVPNYDNQLTQPEVLPAAFPNLLVNGATGIAVGMATNMAPHNLIEVIAAARHLIDHPDATLDDLMRFVPGPDLPTGGRIVGLDGIRDAYESGRGSFKTRAKVEVEQLSARRTGLIVTELPYTVSPEKVIEKIKDAVTAKKLQGISDIMDLTDRNHGLRLVIELKNGFNPQAIIQQLYKLTPMEDSFGINNVTLVDGQPKTLGLVELLSVYVSHRIDVVRRRTAFRLRKKQDRLHLVEGMLIAILDIDEVIQIIRTSDETAAARERLIAIYDLSELQANYILELRLRQLTKFSRIELEKEQDELRREIAELERILGSESVLRALVSDELAEVAAKYGTPRRTVLLESEAVSATVAKALAATSASSKAAPLALEIADDPCWVLLSSSGQIARTSSREPLLDSGGRVKHDVFRSVIATSARGEVAAVTSAGRMLRLQVLDMPVLPPTAGLPNLAGGVPAKEFITLLKGESLVGFVPIDAVVALGTKYGVVKRVTPEYPLNREDWEVIALKDKDSVVGAAAAKDDDELVFITEQAQLLHFAASAVRPQGRTAGGMAGIKLGAGDAVLSFTVVPAGDPSAVVVTVSGSTDALPGTAPGSAKVSDFTEYPAKGRATAGVRAHRFLKGEDVLLLAWAGPGPAKAASSAGVARALPTEHGRRDGSGIPLAQSIDEIGPTLHQSAAEEPPAATSDAGADAQPMLPESAE, from the coding sequence ATGGCAAGGCGCACGCCACCGAAACCTCCGGAAACCGGAGACTTCACCGAGAACATCATTGACATCGATGTGTCCCAGGAAATGGAAGGTTCCTTCCTGGAGTACGCCTATTCGGTGATCTACTCCCGGGCGCTGCCCGATGCCCGGGACGGCCTCAAACCGGTGCAACGCCGCATCCTGTACATGATGAGCGAGATGGGCCTGCGGCCGGAGAAGGGCCATGTGAAAAGCGCCCGGGTGGTCGGCGAAGTGATGGGCAAGCTGCACCCGCACGGCGACGCCGCGATTTACGACGCGATGGTCCGGATGGCGCAGGACTTCTCGCTGCGGCTGCCGCTGATCGACGGGCACGGCAACTTCGGTTCGCTCGATGCCGGCCCGGCCGCCCCCCGGTACACCGAAGCCCGGTTGGCCGCCGCCGCACTGACCTTGACCGATCACCTGGACGAAGACGTCGTCGACTTCGTGCCGAACTACGACAACCAGCTCACCCAGCCGGAAGTGCTGCCGGCGGCCTTCCCGAATCTGCTGGTCAACGGCGCCACCGGCATCGCGGTCGGCATGGCCACCAATATGGCGCCGCACAACCTGATCGAAGTCATCGCCGCCGCACGGCATCTGATCGACCACCCGGACGCCACGCTGGATGACCTGATGCGCTTCGTGCCCGGGCCGGATCTGCCGACCGGCGGCCGGATCGTGGGCCTGGACGGCATCCGCGACGCCTACGAAAGCGGCCGGGGGTCGTTCAAGACCCGCGCCAAAGTCGAGGTGGAACAGCTCAGCGCCCGGCGCACCGGATTGATCGTCACCGAGCTGCCTTACACCGTCAGCCCGGAAAAAGTGATCGAGAAGATCAAGGACGCGGTCACCGCCAAGAAGCTCCAAGGCATCTCGGACATCATGGATCTGACCGACCGCAACCACGGCCTGCGTCTGGTGATCGAACTCAAGAACGGCTTCAATCCGCAAGCCATCATCCAGCAGCTCTACAAGCTCACGCCGATGGAAGACTCCTTCGGGATCAACAACGTCACCCTGGTGGACGGCCAACCGAAGACTCTGGGCCTGGTCGAGCTGCTGAGCGTCTACGTGTCGCACCGGATCGATGTGGTGCGCCGGCGGACCGCTTTCCGGCTGCGCAAGAAGCAGGACCGGTTGCACCTGGTCGAAGGCATGTTGATTGCGATCCTGGACATCGACGAGGTCATCCAGATCATCCGCACTTCCGACGAGACCGCCGCGGCCCGGGAACGTTTGATCGCGATCTACGACCTCAGCGAATTGCAGGCCAACTACATCCTGGAACTGCGGCTGCGTCAGCTGACCAAGTTCTCCCGGATCGAATTGGAAAAAGAACAAGACGAACTCCGCCGCGAAATCGCCGAGCTGGAACGCATCTTGGGTTCCGAGTCGGTCCTGCGCGCCCTGGTCTCCGACGAGTTGGCCGAAGTCGCCGCCAAGTACGGCACCCCGCGGCGCACTGTGCTGCTCGAATCCGAAGCGGTTTCGGCCACCGTGGCCAAAGCCCTGGCCGCAACGTCGGCCAGCAGCAAGGCCGCGCCGCTGGCTTTGGAGATCGCCGACGACCCCTGCTGGGTGCTGCTGAGCAGCTCGGGACAGATCGCGCGCACCAGCTCGCGCGAGCCGTTGCTGGATTCGGGCGGCCGGGTGAAGCACGATGTGTTCCGTTCGGTGATCGCCACGAGTGCCCGCGGCGAAGTCGCGGCGGTGACCTCGGCCGGCCGGATGCTCCGATTGCAAGTGCTGGACATGCCGGTGCTGCCGCCGACCGCCGGCTTGCCCAATCTGGCCGGCGGTGTGCCGGCCAAGGAGTTCATCACCTTGCTCAAGGGCGAAAGCCTGGTCGGCTTCGTGCCGATCGACGCCGTGGTGGCCCTGGGCACCAAATACGGCGTGGTCAAACGGGTCACCCCCGAGTACCCGCTCAACCGTGAGGATTGGGAGGTGATCGCGCTCAAGGACAAGGATTCGGTCGTGGGCGCGGCGGCCGCGAAGGACGACGACGAGTTGGTCTTCATCACGGAACAGGCCCAATTGCTGCACTTCGCGGCTTCCGCGGTCCGACCGCAAGGCCGTACCGCGGGAGGCATGGCCGGGATCAAACTGGGTGCCGGAGATGCGGTGCTCAGTTTCACCGTGGTTCCGGCCGGGGATCCGAGCGCGGTCGTGGTGACCGTCTCCGGCAGCACCGACGCTCTGCCCGGCACTGCGCCGGGTTCCGCCAAAGTCAGCGATTTCACCGAGTATCCGGCGAAGGGCCGGGCCACTGCAGGGGTCCGGGCACACCGGTTCCTCAAAGGCGAAGACGTGCTGCTGCTGGCCTGGGCCGGTCCGGGGCCGGCCAAAGCCGCTTCATCGGCCGGGGTGGCCCGGGCGCTGCCGACCGAACACGGCCGGCGTGACGGGTCCGGGATTCCGTTGGCGCAATCGATCGATGAGATCGGGCCGACGCTGCACCAGAGTGCGGCTGAAGAGCCGCCAGCCGCCACTTCGGACGCCGGCGCCGATGCACAACCGATGCTGCCGGAATCTGCCGAATGA
- a CDS encoding bifunctional acetate--CoA ligase family protein/GNAT family N-acetyltransferase — MTEPPAEPRYPHHWEADVVLRDGATAHLRPIRAADVEAVRTFHSGQSENSIYMRFFTYKSVLSDKELRRFTEVDHRDRVAFVITVAGAIIGIGRYDRLPDPSVAEVAFNISDAHQGRGLGSILLEHLAAAARENGITRFTAEVLPENRKMLTVFAEAGYEVSRHFDDGVVSLSFDIDPTEKSRAVMESREHRAEARSVAGLLSPASVAVIGGRAPDAGAATGGESLAEQLLENLVRGGFTGPVHRVNRLDPESFPTIAAVGSVVDLVIIAVPYDQVPATVAECAAAGSKGVLIATGGFADDGELGLVAQRGLVRTARAGGMRLIGPASLGVVNTRPGVSLNASLAPTMPKRGSLGLFSQSAALGAALFAATVQRGLGFSTVVSAGNRADVSGNDIMQYWEDDADTAVCGLYLESIGNPRKFSRLARRLARSKPVIVAKSDALGLQLPPGHAVRTTQAPVGALDAMLRQSGVIRVRTIDELADVAQIAVSQSLPAGPRLAVLSNSLALARVVADSAAQRELSVTRTEAGLRLDGGPEAALPKLREKLLSALRSSDVDSVILTMLPVRSLSVREIAGTLAECAAEVGKPVLAAFSGFVDQQVTVNGLLHAETAAGPLSVPGYTSPGAAIAALAALVRYTAWLRREQGHFEDPPGIDRVAAEEFIEARLSGTESAELLTLSAAETARLLACYGIEPLPSIPFGTVREAVAAAEQLGWPVAIKTLDSALRHRLDLGGVRLNIDDAAALGANIAQMRESLRAFGNFDLEVQSMAPVGQSCVLRAIEDPLLGPVVSFGLAGDAVNLLDDWAHRIPPLSSTDVSELVRSPKAAARLFGYQGLPPVNIAALQDLVARLAALKDHHPEVASVEFHPVLAGSATATVLSALVKLGNAEQRTDSARRAMNA, encoded by the coding sequence ATGACCGAGCCGCCGGCGGAGCCGCGATATCCGCACCATTGGGAGGCCGACGTCGTGCTCCGGGATGGCGCGACGGCCCACTTGCGCCCGATCCGGGCCGCGGACGTGGAGGCGGTCCGGACATTCCACAGCGGGCAGTCCGAAAACTCGATCTACATGCGGTTCTTCACCTACAAATCGGTGCTCAGCGACAAGGAGCTCCGCCGCTTCACCGAAGTGGACCACCGGGACCGGGTGGCGTTCGTGATCACCGTGGCTGGTGCGATCATCGGGATCGGCCGCTACGACCGGTTGCCGGATCCCTCGGTCGCCGAAGTCGCCTTCAATATTTCGGATGCCCACCAGGGGCGCGGCCTCGGCTCGATCCTGCTCGAACATCTGGCGGCGGCCGCAAGGGAAAACGGGATTACCCGGTTCACCGCCGAGGTCCTGCCGGAAAACCGCAAGATGCTCACGGTCTTCGCCGAAGCCGGTTACGAAGTGAGCCGGCACTTCGACGACGGCGTGGTCAGCCTGAGCTTCGACATCGATCCGACCGAGAAATCCCGTGCCGTGATGGAATCCCGGGAGCACCGGGCGGAGGCGCGGAGTGTGGCCGGGCTGCTTTCGCCGGCCTCGGTCGCGGTGATCGGTGGCCGGGCACCGGATGCCGGCGCCGCTACCGGTGGGGAATCCTTGGCCGAGCAACTGCTGGAGAACTTGGTGCGCGGCGGTTTCACCGGGCCGGTGCACCGGGTCAACCGGCTGGATCCGGAGAGTTTTCCGACCATCGCGGCGGTCGGTTCCGTGGTGGATCTGGTGATCATCGCGGTGCCCTACGATCAGGTTCCGGCGACGGTCGCCGAATGCGCGGCGGCCGGCAGCAAAGGGGTGCTGATCGCCACCGGAGGCTTCGCCGACGACGGCGAGCTCGGCCTGGTGGCGCAACGCGGCTTGGTGCGCACAGCACGGGCCGGCGGCATGCGGCTGATCGGGCCGGCTTCGTTGGGCGTGGTCAACACCCGGCCCGGGGTGTCTTTGAACGCCTCCCTGGCACCGACCATGCCCAAGCGGGGGAGCCTCGGTCTGTTCAGCCAATCGGCGGCGCTCGGCGCCGCACTGTTCGCCGCCACAGTGCAACGCGGCTTGGGCTTTTCCACGGTGGTTTCGGCCGGCAACCGGGCGGACGTCTCCGGCAACGACATCATGCAGTACTGGGAGGACGACGCCGACACTGCGGTTTGCGGGCTGTATCTGGAATCGATCGGCAATCCGCGGAAGTTCTCCCGGCTGGCCCGGCGGCTGGCCCGGAGCAAACCGGTGATCGTGGCGAAGTCGGACGCTCTCGGCTTGCAGCTGCCGCCCGGACACGCGGTACGGACCACGCAGGCTCCGGTGGGAGCCTTGGACGCGATGCTCCGGCAATCCGGGGTGATCCGGGTGCGGACCATCGACGAGCTGGCGGATGTGGCGCAGATCGCGGTGAGCCAGTCGCTCCCGGCCGGACCGCGATTGGCCGTGCTGAGCAATTCGCTTGCCTTGGCCCGGGTCGTGGCGGATTCGGCCGCGCAGCGCGAACTGAGCGTGACCCGTACCGAGGCCGGCCTGCGGCTGGACGGCGGACCTGAGGCGGCCTTGCCGAAGCTGCGCGAAAAACTGCTTTCGGCGCTGCGCAGCAGCGACGTGGATTCGGTGATCCTGACCATGCTTCCGGTCCGGAGCTTGAGTGTGCGGGAGATCGCCGGAACCCTCGCCGAATGCGCGGCAGAGGTCGGCAAACCGGTATTGGCGGCGTTCAGCGGATTCGTCGACCAGCAGGTGACGGTCAACGGGCTGCTCCATGCTGAGACGGCTGCCGGTCCGCTTTCGGTGCCCGGTTACACCAGCCCCGGTGCCGCGATCGCCGCGCTCGCGGCTCTGGTGCGCTACACCGCCTGGCTGCGCCGGGAACAAGGCCATTTCGAGGATCCGCCGGGCATCGACCGGGTGGCTGCCGAGGAGTTCATCGAGGCCAGGCTTTCCGGCACCGAGAGCGCGGAACTGCTGACTCTGTCAGCTGCCGAGACGGCACGGCTGCTGGCCTGCTACGGGATCGAACCGCTGCCCTCGATTCCGTTCGGCACGGTCCGCGAAGCGGTCGCCGCCGCGGAACAGCTCGGCTGGCCGGTCGCGATCAAGACTTTGGACTCGGCGCTGCGGCACCGGCTGGATTTGGGCGGCGTACGGTTGAACATCGACGACGCGGCAGCACTGGGCGCCAATATCGCGCAGATGCGCGAATCCCTGCGCGCGTTCGGGAACTTCGACCTGGAAGTCCAGTCGATGGCCCCGGTGGGCCAGTCCTGCGTCCTGCGGGCCATCGAGGACCCGTTGCTGGGCCCGGTGGTCTCCTTCGGCCTGGCCGGCGATGCGGTCAATCTGCTCGATGACTGGGCGCACCGGATTCCGCCGCTTTCCAGCACCGATGTCAGCGAGTTGGTCCGCTCACCCAAAGCGGCCGCCCGGCTGTTCGGCTACCAGGGCCTGCCCCCGGTGAACATCGCGGCGTTGCAGGACTTGGTGGCCCGGCTGGCCGCGCTCAAGGACCACCACCCGGAAGTCGCTTCCGTCGAGTTCCACCCGGTGCTGGCCGGCAGCGCGACCGCGACGGTGCTCTCGGCCCTGGTGAAACTCGGCAATGCGGAACAGCGTACGGACAGCGCCCGCCGCGCGATGAATGCCTGA
- a CDS encoding DUF5998 family protein, with product MSTMNAFRAAGSHSAQGQTLDQALQRAGFYPRLVGDVVIDALDGRECLSHLAHLETHFDRTEVHRHITVLALTEDMLVIVHVDDQQMDDAGEQVVAQVSTESVPVSQIRSVVLSYLYNQPQDYRPSDPIRELTLSIGWSGGQRIDIAPAACGDPQCEADHGYTGNLAQEDIALRISAEADGLQAVQDAKVFARALRAVNTRALPEQPAPRTGLSTLGTRLGRNHHR from the coding sequence ATGTCCACTATGAACGCATTCCGCGCGGCCGGCTCCCACTCGGCGCAAGGCCAAACTTTGGACCAAGCTTTGCAACGCGCGGGCTTTTACCCGCGTTTGGTGGGCGACGTGGTGATCGATGCCTTGGACGGACGCGAATGCCTCTCCCACCTGGCCCACTTGGAAACGCATTTCGACCGCACCGAGGTGCACCGGCACATCACGGTGCTGGCGCTGACCGAGGACATGCTCGTGATCGTCCACGTGGACGACCAGCAGATGGACGACGCCGGTGAGCAAGTAGTGGCCCAAGTTTCCACCGAATCGGTTCCGGTCAGCCAGATCCGCTCGGTGGTGCTCAGCTACCTCTACAACCAGCCGCAGGATTACCGGCCTTCGGATCCGATCCGGGAGCTGACCCTGTCCATCGGCTGGTCGGGCGGCCAGCGGATCGACATCGCCCCGGCCGCCTGCGGCGACCCGCAGTGCGAGGCCGATCACGGGTACACCGGAAATCTGGCCCAGGAAGACATCGCGCTGCGGATCAGCGCAGAAGCGGACGGGCTGCAGGCGGTCCAGGACGCCAAGGTCTTCGCCCGGGCGCTGCGGGCAGTGAACACCAGGGCGCTGCCGGAACAGCCGGCGCCGCGGACCGGGCTGTCCACCTTGGGTACCAGATTGGGCCGGAACCATCACCGCTGA
- a CDS encoding alkaline phosphatase family protein: MGAPGFENALALPPARRVCVVLVDGLGSALLKRKIAHAPFLRSVLNGTLAGAGHRTIQSAFPSTTASSLSSLGTGVEPGLHGMVGYDVLDPDQDKVVNLLGNWDAGVDPLRWQPYPTVFEKLDGVLPSATVSLPKFADSPMTRAALRGSRFVPAGSPHARTSAAAELMAAEPELLMYFYWSELDKAGHRHGVDSAQWEHELEELDAAVRRLATQLPAGTLLLLTADHGMIDVPESARIDYSRSAELVAGVRHTGGEPRLVQLYLEPDADAAALADAWQQAWGQQAWVLSRAEAVRSGYFGTVRPEVLPRIGDLLIAAREPVAFYDLRRSAPHAMAIVGQHGSLTKVERDVPLLRIPVDGKAGGKGRTGKRG; encoded by the coding sequence ATGGGGGCGCCCGGTTTCGAGAACGCGCTCGCGCTCCCGCCGGCCAGACGGGTGTGCGTGGTCCTGGTCGACGGCTTGGGTTCGGCGTTGCTGAAGCGCAAGATCGCGCATGCCCCGTTCCTGCGCAGCGTGCTCAATGGAACCCTGGCCGGTGCCGGGCACCGCACGATCCAATCGGCTTTCCCTTCGACCACCGCGAGTTCGCTCTCCAGCCTGGGCACCGGCGTCGAACCCGGACTGCACGGCATGGTCGGCTACGACGTGCTCGACCCGGACCAGGACAAGGTGGTGAACCTCCTGGGCAATTGGGACGCCGGCGTGGATCCCTTGCGTTGGCAGCCGTACCCGACGGTTTTCGAAAAGCTGGACGGCGTCCTGCCCAGTGCGACGGTCAGCCTGCCGAAATTCGCCGACTCGCCGATGACCCGGGCCGCTTTGCGCGGCAGCCGCTTCGTACCGGCTGGCTCTCCGCATGCCCGGACTTCGGCTGCCGCGGAGCTGATGGCCGCCGAACCGGAGCTGTTGATGTACTTCTACTGGTCCGAATTGGACAAAGCGGGGCACCGGCACGGGGTGGACTCGGCGCAGTGGGAACACGAATTGGAAGAACTCGATGCCGCGGTGCGGCGGCTCGCCACGCAATTGCCCGCCGGCACCCTGCTGTTGTTGACCGCGGACCACGGCATGATCGATGTGCCGGAAAGCGCCAGGATCGATTACTCGCGCTCCGCCGAACTGGTGGCCGGAGTCAGGCATACCGGCGGTGAACCGCGATTGGTACAGCTTTATCTGGAGCCGGACGCCGATGCCGCAGCCCTCGCGGACGCCTGGCAGCAGGCTTGGGGCCAACAGGCCTGGGTGCTCAGCCGGGCGGAAGCGGTGCGGAGCGGCTACTTCGGCACGGTGCGTCCGGAAGTGCTCCCGCGGATCGGCGACCTGCTCATCGCGGCCCGTGAACCGGTGGCGTTCTACGATTTGCGCCGTTCCGCACCGCACGCCATGGCGATTGTCGGGCAGCACGGATCATTGACTAAAGTGGAGCGCGACGTGCCGCTCCTGCGAATTCCGGTCGACGGGAAAGCCGGCGGAAAAGGAAGAACGGGCAAGCGTGGCTGA
- a CDS encoding thymidine kinase: protein MAELVFYSGTMDCGKSTLALQLDHNHSARGRAGVLFSCNDRAGESMISSRLGLRTGAVEVAPETDFWAEVVHRRTRGGAVDYLICDEAQFYTPEQVEQLARVVDEMGVDVFAFGITADFRTRLFPGSQRLIELADRVQVLQVEALCWCGCRATHNARTVDGVMVVEGDQVVVGDVAGASADPEPSTEPHIGYETLCRKHYMRRVTEFTANRLVEADQLLPFEPSA, encoded by the coding sequence GTGGCTGAATTGGTTTTCTACTCCGGGACCATGGACTGCGGCAAGTCGACGCTTGCCCTGCAACTGGACCACAACCACAGTGCCCGGGGCCGGGCCGGGGTGTTGTTCAGTTGCAACGACCGGGCCGGGGAATCCATGATCTCCAGCCGTCTGGGATTGCGGACCGGGGCCGTGGAAGTCGCGCCGGAGACGGATTTCTGGGCCGAAGTGGTCCACCGGCGCACCCGCGGCGGGGCGGTGGATTACCTGATCTGCGACGAGGCCCAGTTCTACACGCCGGAACAGGTGGAGCAGCTGGCCCGGGTGGTGGACGAAATGGGCGTCGATGTCTTCGCCTTCGGGATCACTGCGGACTTCCGGACCCGCTTGTTCCCCGGCTCGCAGCGGCTGATCGAGCTGGCCGACCGGGTGCAGGTGCTGCAGGTCGAAGCGTTGTGCTGGTGTGGTTGCCGGGCCACGCACAATGCACGCACGGTGGACGGTGTGATGGTGGTCGAGGGCGACCAAGTGGTGGTCGGCGATGTGGCCGGCGCATCGGCTGACCCTGAGCCGTCGACCGAGCCGCATATCGGATATGAGACTCTGTGCCGCAAGCACTACATGCGGAGGGTTACCGAGTTCACCGCCAACCGGCTGGTGGAAGCAGACCAATTGCTGCCTTTCGAGCCGAGCGCGTAG